GGCGATTCGATGATAGAAGACGGCATTTTAGACGGCGATATGGTTGTCGTCCAACGTAACCCCAGCCCGCGTAATGGCGATGTGGTTGTGGCTCTGCTTGATAACACATACGCGACGTTAAAACGTTTTTACCGCGAAGCTAACCGCATTCGCTTACAGCCGGCCAATGCAAAATTGAAACCGATTTATGTCAAAGATGTCATCATTCAAGGAGTGGTTAAGGCTGTCATTAGAAAATTCCAAACTATATAATCCCTCGCCCCTTGCGGGAGAGGGGAGGGTGAGGGGGTTTTATAAAAATAAATAATTATCAAATGCTCAACCGTATGGCAAAACAAATACAAAAATACATGTGGCGGCACCACTTCAACTTCATGTTCCGCAAAAAATATCGCCGCTTATTCAAGAGAATGCGAAACTACAAAGGCAAACTGATCATGTTATAAAACATTAACGTCTCTAAAAATATGCATGAAATTATTGCCGAACCAATTGAAGTCTTAGTTGGCTTTTGCAACTCAGCCAACAATAAAATAAAAGATAAAGTTGTTCCCTTGTTTTTTAAATGGCGTAATCATCGCTATAAAGTTGATAAAATTAATTTGATACATAAACAAAAGGAGGGCCGGGGAATAATTTACTACTTCAACGTCAGCCATAAAACTAATTACTTTAAGCTTTCGTTCTCAACCATTGATCTCAAATGGCGGTTAGAAGAGTTATATTATTCATAATGAAAGAATAGACCCTCTCCTGGCAGGGGACGTCTGACGTCCCAGTAGAGGGGAGCCCGCCCGCCTGAATAACTTCAGTCATTCAGGCGGGAGTGAGGTAGAATTGAATATTATTTAAAACACCCTCACCTTTGTCATCTCCCGTCCAGGGAGAGGAAGTAATAAACCCTCTCCTGCTAGGAGAGGGTAAGGGTGAGGTAGAAGTTATGAAAGCAATTAAGAATATAACTAGGGCGCTTCGTAAAAACCAAACGCCATGGGAATCAAGACTGTGGAGAGTTTTACGTAATAGACAAGTTAATAATCTAAAATTTAGAAGACAGTGTAATATAGGACCTTATATAGTTGACTTCTGTTGTTACGAGAAAAAACTAATAGTCGAACTTGATGGCAGCCAGCACCTAGGATCAGAAAACAGGGGACGAGATCAGGAAAGAGATAGTTTTTTGAGAGATAAAGGATTTCAAGTCATACGTTTTCATAACAATGAAATAAATGAAAATCTAGAGGGTGTAGTTGAGACTATTATTAATTTTTAGTCACCACCCTCACCTTTGTCATCTCCCCCTCCAAAGGCGGGCAGACATCTAGGGAGAGGAATATTTATATGAAAATAATCCTCCATATTGACATGAATTCTTATTTTGCTTCGGTGGAACAGCAAGCCAACCCAGAGCTACGCGACAAACCTTTAGGCGTGTGCGCTTATTTATCCCCCAACGGTTGTATTATCGCAAGCTCCATTGAAGCAAAAGCGATTGGCATTAAAACTGGTTTTCGGGTCCGTGACGCGCTAAAAATTTATCCTAAAATCAATTTAATAGAAAACGAACCAGCTAAGTACCGAAGCGTCACCGAACAAATTTTTAGTATTTTTGCTGACTATACTGATACTATTGAACCTTATAGTATAGATGAGGCTTTTTTAGACTTAACCGGCTGGGCTAAAAATTTGAAAGAAGCTAAAGCTATAGCCTTAACTATTAACCGGCGGATTAAGCAAGAAGTGGGGGAATGGCTTAAATGCTCTAACGGTATTTCAACTACCCGCTGGTTAGCTAAATTTGCTTCTGATATTACCAATAGTAACAGTTTATTAATTATTAAGCAGGGCCAAATTGATGCTGCCCTGCGCAACCGAAAGCTAACCGATGCGTGGGGGATTAATACAAGAATTGCTTGGCGGCTAAACCAACTCGGAATTTTTAATCTACTACAACTCAAGCAATACCCGGTCGCTAATTTAATGCAGGCCTTAGGGCTGTACGGTTATTATCTATGGGCTAATGTCAACGGGCAGGAGTTAACTGGCGTAACCGCTGATACTAAAATTCAGCCAAAATCTATCGGCCATTCTTATTGCGTTAATAAACACACCACTGACTCTAATTATCATCATCAAGTTTTATTAAAATTGTGCGAAAAGACTGGCCGGCGGTTGCGCGCTAAGAACTTAGAAGCCAAACGTTTTTCTATCTATTGGAGTTATGTAGAGGGAGGAGCGTACAGCACGCAGATTAAAGTTAATGATACCTTATTTACCACTGAATCAATTTATCGGCTAGCTTTAAAAATATTTGAACAACATAAAATTTTACGTAAAGTTCGGATGATGGCAGTTAGCGTTAGCGCGTTGCAACCAATTAGCGGACAACTAAATATATTTAGTGATATTTTAAAACCAAAGCAAGTAGCTTTGGCTTGTGATGATATAAATGACCGCTACGACGAATATACTGTCTTTTTTGGCGAAATGTTAAATTCTGACAAAATCGTCCGCGACCGCATCGGCTACCGCAAAACACTTGATATACGAAGTGTAACTGATGACAACCAATATATTTAAAAAGGGAACCGGCGACGTACTTGGTCTGTACGCCGCCGGTAAGGCCGCTCTTACGCGGGGGCGGGGGCGGGAGTGAGTCCGATGCCGTCGCCAGCGCCGGCGGCGTTGTCGATCAGGCTCAAGGCCTGGCGCTTGTTGCGCGGGTTACTGGCGAACTGAGTAGCCCACGCTTCGGTCATCGGTTTCGAGCGCCAACTGCGCCCCACCGGCATCGTCGTGCAGGTGCTTCCCTCCTGCACATTGACGTAGTGAGAGTGCGGCCCGGCGAACTCGAAGGTGATCTTGCGGCGACATCCCTGGTCGTCGACCCGAACGCCCCGCTTAATCGGATACCCCACGGTTGCATGTTCCCCGTCTTGATGATGGGTAGGTTCCATCAGCTTCCCCTTCTGTCTGTACCGCGCGCGATGCACGGTGTCTGAAGTTTGGCACCGCCACACAAGGCAATGCCGGTTATGACGAATGCCGCTGCGAGGGATTGAACCTCGAATGGGGTAGCTCCAACGGCAATTTGAGTTATACTATATAATTTATTCATTGTCAAAATTTATAATAAAAAAAGAGGAGAGACGGGGCGGACCCCCAAATACTACCGGGGCCGTCTCTCACTCACTTGGACCTTGCGGCCTACTGGGTCGCACCATCAGAGAAGACGACAGACCCACGACCCTACGACTGAAGTTTCGCACGCTCAACAGTCTTAGCGTATTCCTGGACACTCACGTAGAGCTCCTTACCGATACGCTCGGCCGAACGCAGCGTGCGCTGGCGGGGAGGCAGATTGCCGCGGCTGACCAGCTTGCCAGAAATGTATACCTCCACTTTCTGCAAGCTAAGAATCTCAACACGGTTTTCACCCTCGCCGAACTTCAAGTCCGGATCATACTGTGCAGGTTTTACCCTGCGAA
The window above is part of the Candidatus Buchananbacteria bacterium CG10_big_fil_rev_8_21_14_0_10_42_9 genome. Proteins encoded here:
- a CDS encoding DNA (cytosine-5-)-methyltransferase; this translates as MKAIKNITRALRKNQTPWESRLWRVLRNRQVNNLKFRRQCNIGPYIVDFCCYEKKLIVELDGSQHLGSENRGRDQERDSFLRDKGFQVIRFHNNEINENLEGVVETIINF